The DNA sequence GCCGACTGTCCGGTCACTGCTGGGCATCCGGGCGGCGTCGGCGGCCGGGTCGGTGTCGATGACGAACGAGGCGAAGAACCGTCCGGCCGCGTCCTTGATGACGGTGACCGAGGTCGGGGTGGCGGGCAGGGTGCGGGACCACTTCACCTTCACCGGACCGATCTTCGGCAGGTTCAGCCGGCCACTGTCAGTGACGGACCAGCGGGCGTTGGCGGTGAACCGGATCGACTGCCGTGCGTCTTTACGGGACTTGAAGCGGGGCGGGCCGATCCTGGGGCCCTTGCGGGTGCCCTTGAGGGAGGCGAAGAAGTTCCGGTACGCGGTCTCGACGTCGCGCAGGGACTGCTGCAGGACGACCGCGGAGACCTCGCCCAGCCAGGAGCGTGAGGCGGTCTGCTTGGCCTGCGTGATCAGGCTGGTGGACAGCTCGCCGATCTTCGGGAACGGCTGCTGGGCCTTGCGGGCGTCCTCGCGGGCGCGCACCGCGTCGTTGAACACGACGCGGGCGCACCCGAACGCCTTCGCCAACGCCCTCTGCTGGCCGGGGTCCGGGTACAGGCGGAAGGCGTACCGGAGCTGCATGACGGCCACGATACATACTTGGGTTATGGGCGATATGCAGAAGATCAGAACTGGTCGGCACTGTGCTTTCGTGATGCATGTGCACTTGGTCTTCGTCACCAAGTTCCGGCACAGAGTGTTCACCGATGCCCACTTGAAGCGTATGGAGGAGATCATGCGATCCGTGTGCACGGACTTCGAGTGCGAGCTGGTGGAGTTCAACGGCGAGGACACCCACGTCCACCTCCTGGTGAACTTCCCGCCCAAGGTCGCCGTGACCAAGCTGGTCAACTCCCTCAAAGGCGTTTCCTCGCGCCGCCTGCGCCAGGAGTTTCCCGACCTCGTGCGCCACTACTGGCGGGCCAACAAGCTGTGGTCCGGCTCCTACTTCGCCGGAACCGTCGGCGGTGCCCCGCTCACCGTGGTCAGGCAGTACATCGAGCAGCAGAACCGGCCGGCATGAGCGTTCCCCGCCTCCGCCGGGGCAGACGCGGCGACGCTTCGCGTCGCCACCATCAGATTCGCTTCACCCCCGGCGTGAACGCCGGAGCACTGCGAATGAATCCCGGTAGCCGAAGGCGGAGAAGAAGCCGAGGTACTCGCCGAAGCCCGCCTT is a window from the Streptomyces sp. MMBL 11-1 genome containing:
- the tnpA gene encoding IS200/IS605 family transposase produces the protein MGDMQKIRTGRHCAFVMHVHLVFVTKFRHRVFTDAHLKRMEEIMRSVCTDFECELVEFNGEDTHVHLLVNFPPKVAVTKLVNSLKGVSSRRLRQEFPDLVRHYWRANKLWSGSYFAGTVGGAPLTVVRQYIEQQNRPA